The segment GTCAAGCCGATCGCTTGCCCGGCTGGCCCTCCCAGCCAGGTTTTCGTCTAGATGCCACTGTGCCGCGCATTGATCCACTGGCATGGCAACAGGCGATTGCACCGTTGATGACAAGCGGAGCGTCTACGGGTGCGAGCAGTGGTGCTCAGCAGCCGCTGACACTGTCATTGTCCACGCCGTGTGTGGTTTACCAAGGTGAGTGTTTAGGCAGTCTTAACGCATCGGGAGGCATGAATGCTGGCCTGGTTGATGTAGGGCTCAGCGGTAACCTGGTTACCGGGCGGTTAGCGTACGATGCCCAATCACTTCAACCGTTAGATGTGACGATTGAAGCGCTGGCGCTAGACCGTTTGCTGGCGTTAGCCAATGTCGAGCATGACAGCGATGCGCCGATGCCAGACTCCTGGATGGAATCGGTCGAAACCCAGCGCCAGGAACCTGTGGCCATACCTGATTGGCTAGCCGATGTACCTAACGGGCGACTACGCTTAGCCGAAATTGCCATGGGGTCACGCCGCTTCGGCCCTTTGACCGCCTACTGGAAAACCGACGGCGAGCGTTTTTCGCTTACCCCCGTTGGCTTGACCCTGGGTCAGATTTCGGCACGCGGCGAGCTGTATTGGGAAGGGGATGCTGTGTCCAGTCATACCCGTGCGGACGTTACGATTCAGGGCGGGGATATCGGTACTGCCCTTGAGCGCCTTGACCAACCGGTCGCTATGCGCAGCCGTAGTACCGATGTGGTTGCCTCGCTTGACTGGCCGGGGGCGCCCTGGCAGTTGGAGTTAAGCCGCTCAGACGGCTATATCAGCACCGATATTCGTGATGGCAGCTTTGTCACTCTGGATTCGGCGCCTGCGCGTTTAATTGGCTTGCTCAATTTCGATAATATTTTACGTCGCCTGCGCTTGGATTTTTCTGACGTAACCGGCCAAGGCACAGCATTTGATCGTGTTCAAGGCACGGCCGATGTGACCAGTGGGCTGCTGAGACTTCGCGGCCCATTGCAAATTGATGCCCCGGCCGCCACCCTAGCGTTTACCGGCAGTGTCGACCTGGTGACGCGTGAACTTGACCAGCGGCTTGGCGTCACACTCCCAGTGACGCAAAGTTTACCCATCGCGGCGATTGCCGTTGGCGCGCCCATCGTGGGCGGCGCGCTGTTCCTTGCTGACCAGCTGTTTGGCGACGCCTTAGATCGCGCCACGACACTCCATTATCGCGTGCGAGGTCCTTGGACCTCGCCGCAGGTTACTTTAGAAGGCCCCCAATGATCGCATATAAAAGTGATGTAGATACGGCTGCTGCCATCCTGTTGACCCCTGGAGGGCTTGATTTAGACGCCTTGGAAACGGGGCTGGGCTACGCTATGGGCGCGGGCATTGACTACGCGGATCTCTATTTTCAGCGTACCTGGCAAGAGGGCTGGGTGCTGGAAGATGGTGAGGTGAAAGAAGCTAGTTACAATATTGACGGTGGCGTCGGCGTGCGCTCACTGGCCGGTGAAAAAACCGGCTTTGCCTACTCCAACCAAATTACGGCCGATGCGCTAATGGATACCGGCCGCACGGCGGCAGGTATCGTGCGCAGTGGTCAACGCTTGCCTGGGCAGTTGGTGCGTCCGGTTTCCGCCACGTCGCGCTATGCGGGGATTGACCCCTTAGCAGGGCTAAGCGCCGAAGACAAAGTCGCCATGCTAAAACAGGCTGACAAAGTCGCTCGTGCTGCAGACCCGAGCATCAGTCAAGTGAGTGCTTCCCTATCAGGTACCTACGAAGTGGTGCTGGTGCGGGCCAGTGATGGCACCCTGGCGGCGGATATTCGTCCGCTGGTGCGCTTTAACGTCAGCGTTATCGCGGTTAAAAATGGTCGTCGGGAACGTGGCAGTGCGGGCGGCGGTGGCCGTTACTCCATGGCCAAACTGCGCGATGACCAAGTGGCCGAGCAGTACGCTAAAGAGGCGGTGCGTCAGGCGCTGGTCAATCTAGAAGCCGTCGATGCGCCCGCTGGACAAATGCCCGTAGTGCTGGCATCAGGGTGGCCGGGAATTTTACTTCATGAAGCCGTCGGTCACGGCCTGGAAGGCGATTTCAACCGTAAAGGCAGTTCCGCCTTTGCGGGTAAGATGGGCGAGCGCGTGGCCGCTAAAGGCGTGACCATTGTCGATGATGCGACACTGTCGGATTGCCGAGGCTCTATGAGCATGGATGACGAGGGCACGCCGGGCCAATACACGCCGCTTATCGAAGACGGCATTTTGACCGGCTATATGCAGGACAAACTCAATGCCCGCTTAATGGGTATGGCCCCTACAGGCAACGCGCGACGTGAATCCTTTGCCCATTTGCCAATGCCACGCATGACCAACACCGTCATGCTCGCAGGCCAAGATGAGCCTGGCGATATTATTAAAAGCGTTAAGCGCGGCATCTATGCGGTGAGCTTTGGCGGTGGGCAGGTAGATATCACCTCGGGCAAATTTGTGTTCTCCGCCAGTGAAGCCTACCTGATTGAAGACGGTAAAGTGACGGCGCCGGTAAAAGGGGCCACGTTAATTGGTAACGGTCCGGAAGCGATGCAGCGGGTGTCCATGATTGGCCACGATATGGCGCTGGATACTGGTATTGGCGTGTGTGGTAAAGAGGGGCAGGGCGTACCGGTCGGTGTCGGCCAGCCCACCCTGAAATTGGATGAGCTAACCGTCGGCGGGACACAGTCTTGACTGGCGGTCTTGAAAAACGGTCTTAAAAAGGCGGTTTTTAAAGAGCTAAGGTTTCGCGCAGGTGTTTGAAGAGCTTGCGTGAGCTGGTCGGGGGTTTG is part of the Halomonas alkaliantarctica genome and harbors:
- the tldD gene encoding metalloprotease TldD; translated protein: MIAYKSDVDTAAAILLTPGGLDLDALETGLGYAMGAGIDYADLYFQRTWQEGWVLEDGEVKEASYNIDGGVGVRSLAGEKTGFAYSNQITADALMDTGRTAAGIVRSGQRLPGQLVRPVSATSRYAGIDPLAGLSAEDKVAMLKQADKVARAADPSISQVSASLSGTYEVVLVRASDGTLAADIRPLVRFNVSVIAVKNGRRERGSAGGGGRYSMAKLRDDQVAEQYAKEAVRQALVNLEAVDAPAGQMPVVLASGWPGILLHEAVGHGLEGDFNRKGSSAFAGKMGERVAAKGVTIVDDATLSDCRGSMSMDDEGTPGQYTPLIEDGILTGYMQDKLNARLMGMAPTGNARRESFAHLPMPRMTNTVMLAGQDEPGDIIKSVKRGIYAVSFGGGQVDITSGKFVFSASEAYLIEDGKVTAPVKGATLIGNGPEAMQRVSMIGHDMALDTGIGVCGKEGQGVPVGVGQPTLKLDELTVGGTQS